Proteins found in one Nitratiruptor sp. SB155-2 genomic segment:
- the grpE gene encoding nucleotide exchange factor GrpE, with product MAEKKRAQEQEKVQEDQKMQNEQNECEEVEKKLQECEEKYLRVHADFENTKKRLEREKIQAIEYSLEKFAQDLLPALDSLDMALAAVSHDNLNAEEAVKELKKGIELTIDQFIKAFNKNGIEVIEIEEGGEFNPHLHEAILQVDDAEKKAGQIVQVIQKGYKYKERILRPAKVSVAKGNE from the coding sequence ATGGCAGAGAAAAAAAGAGCACAAGAGCAAGAAAAAGTACAAGAAGATCAAAAAATGCAAAATGAACAAAATGAGTGTGAAGAGGTGGAGAAAAAACTCCAAGAGTGTGAAGAGAAGTATCTACGAGTGCATGCCGATTTTGAAAATACGAAAAAACGGTTAGAGAGAGAAAAAATTCAAGCTATAGAGTATTCATTGGAAAAATTCGCTCAAGATCTATTGCCGGCACTCGATAGTCTTGACATGGCACTGGCTGCGGTAAGTCATGATAATCTCAATGCCGAAGAGGCCGTCAAAGAGCTCAAAAAGGGCATCGAGCTTACAATTGATCAATTCATTAAAGCCTTCAATAAAAACGGAATAGAAGTGATTGAGATCGAAGAGGGTGGCGAGTTCAATCCTCATCTACATGAAGCGATTTTACAAGTGGATGACGCTGAGAAAAAAGCTGGTCAAATCGTTCAAGTGATTCAAAAAGGGTATAAATATAAAGAAAGAATTTTGCGGCCAGCTAAGGTGAGCGTTGCAAAAGGCAACGAATAA
- a CDS encoding HrcA family transcriptional regulator, producing MDKKEIVLEGVIEEYIDKHVPVSSKTLQERLSITISSATIRYYFKQLTEQGYLQKEHVSSGRIPTAMSLKRFWQNRLEKKYIRLRDRETLKNIQNDEIFCEYLIYENIHLRSIENYKNRYIVAIFDNEKEYLIPYNEKLEEFLANHIDLDLESLSKLLNEVGLIGLASELKKFAKEDFHIYNMRELLAIAKEHDAWAKTDLPKIMSGEKLVRQKPGIMFHDNFLAYKFYIDIDEHKKGEMLLMGHLFRNFQQFIQKLH from the coding sequence ATGGATAAAAAAGAGATAGTACTTGAAGGTGTCATAGAAGAGTATATCGATAAACATGTTCCCGTAAGCTCTAAAACTCTTCAAGAACGCCTTTCGATTACTATTTCAAGTGCTACCATACGATACTATTTTAAACAACTGACAGAACAGGGATATTTGCAAAAAGAGCATGTTAGCAGCGGTCGTATTCCAACGGCCATGTCTTTGAAACGGTTCTGGCAAAATAGATTGGAAAAAAAATATATTCGGCTGAGAGATAGAGAGACTTTGAAAAATATTCAAAATGATGAAATATTTTGTGAATATCTCATTTATGAAAATATCCATTTACGCTCCATAGAAAACTACAAAAATCGATATATCGTAGCCATTTTTGATAATGAAAAAGAGTATTTGATACCCTATAATGAAAAACTGGAAGAGTTTCTTGCAAATCATATCGATTTAGACCTTGAATCTCTTAGCAAACTTTTAAACGAAGTGGGGTTAATAGGTTTGGCTTCTGAACTTAAAAAATTTGCGAAAGAGGATTTTCACATCTATAACATGCGCGAACTTCTTGCAATTGCAAAAGAACACGATGCATGGGCAAAAACTGATTTACCAAAAATAATGAGTGGGGAAAAACTGGTTAGACAAAAACCTGGAATAATGTTTCATGACAATTTTTTGGCGTACAAATTTTATATCGATATAGATGAACACAAAAAAGGTGAAATGCTGCTCATGGGACATCTATTTCGAAATTTCCAGCAATTCATACAAAAACTACATTAA
- the rpsO gene encoding 30S ribosomal protein S15: MALDSAKKQEIISKFAEHEGDTGSPAVQIALLSERISYLTEHLKEHKKDHSSRLGLLKLVGQRKRLLNYLKRKDYEKYTQVIKELGIRG, encoded by the coding sequence ATGGCTTTAGATTCGGCGAAAAAACAAGAGATTATCTCTAAATTCGCAGAGCATGAAGGTGACACGGGAAGTCCTGCTGTCCAGATCGCACTTTTAAGTGAAAGAATCAGCTATTTGACTGAACACTTGAAAGAACATAAAAAAGATCACTCATCACGACTCGGTCTTTTGAAACTAGTTGGACAAAGAAAACGATTGCTCAACTATCTCAAAAGAAAAGATTACGAAAAATATACACAAGTAATCAAAGAGCTCGGAATTAGAGGGTAA